A part of Aegilops tauschii subsp. strangulata cultivar AL8/78 chromosome 2, Aet v6.0, whole genome shotgun sequence genomic DNA contains:
- the LOC109758368 gene encoding uncharacterized protein isoform X2, with product MATCTRAPPATAAATAAVTTDPGKERGAFLPELEKGKDAAILPPAIAPAVLAKPGKESGAFLPELEKGKDDVLPAAVAPAFLAKTGKEMDSCLPPPEKEKPLARPAPNTAAENLVNPGKKMRRPVPMTDEERNKIKELKEQHRSGLDELEDLFQILKELRDYRDELLFRRRCLAARLVSRIVFQRGDAAYIKRHLDMGLKMGDKLPEELKQARPPISMALFLWHEMGRALHIGMDNFLDEYSNTEECQRSMLALVPGAVCDENGAPRDSVASQE from the exons ATGGCCACCTGCACCAGAGCAccgcccgccaccgccgccgccaccgcggcgGTGACCACCGATCCAG GGAAGGAGAGGGGCGCGTTCCTGCCGGAGCTGGAGAAGGGGAAGGATGCTGCCATCCTCCCGCCCGCCATCGCTCCTGCCGTCCTCGCCAAGCCAG GGAAGGAGAGTGGCGCGTTCCTGCCGGAGCTGGAGAAGGGGAAGGATGATGTCCTTCCAGCCGCCGTTGCTCCTGCTTTCCTCGCCAAGACTG GGAAGGAGATGGACTCGTGCTTGCCGCCCCCGGAGAAGGAGAAGCCACTCGCCCGCCCAGCGCCCAACACCGCTGCTGAGAACCTCGTCAATCCAG GGAAGAAGATGCGCCGCCCTGTGCCGATGACGGATGAGGAGAGGAACAAGATCAAGGAGTTGAAGGAGCAGCACCGGTCAGGGCTCGATGAGTTAGAAGATCTTTTCCAGATACTCAAGGAGCTGCGTGACTACcgcgacgaactccttttcaggCGGAGGTGTCTGGCTGCACGTCTAGTCAGCCGAATCGTCTTCCAGCGCGGTGACGCTGCCTATATCAAGCGCCATCTTGACATGGGCTTGAAGATGGGGGATAAGTTGCCGGAGGAGCTCAAGCAGGCTAGGCCACCAATCTCGATGGCCCTTTTCTTGTGGCATGAAATGGGCAGGGCCTTGCACATAGGCATGGATAACTTCCTTGATGAGTACAGCAACACCGAGGAGTGCCAGAGAAGTATGCTAGCGTTGGTGCCCGGGGCTGTTTGTGATGAGAATGGAGCCCCGCGGGATTCTGTTGCCTCCCAAGAGTAG
- the LOC109758368 gene encoding uncharacterized protein isoform X1, producing MATCTRAPPATAAATAAVTTDPGKERGAFLPELEKGKDAAILPPAIAPAVLAKPGKESGAFLPELEKGKDDVLPAAVAPAFLAKTAGKEMDSCLPPPEKEKPLARPAPNTAAENLVNPGKKMRRPVPMTDEERNKIKELKEQHRSGLDELEDLFQILKELRDYRDELLFRRRCLAARLVSRIVFQRGDAAYIKRHLDMGLKMGDKLPEELKQARPPISMALFLWHEMGRALHIGMDNFLDEYSNTEECQRSMLALVPGAVCDENGAPRDSVASQE from the exons ATGGCCACCTGCACCAGAGCAccgcccgccaccgccgccgccaccgcggcgGTGACCACCGATCCAG GGAAGGAGAGGGGCGCGTTCCTGCCGGAGCTGGAGAAGGGGAAGGATGCTGCCATCCTCCCGCCCGCCATCGCTCCTGCCGTCCTCGCCAAGCCAG GGAAGGAGAGTGGCGCGTTCCTGCCGGAGCTGGAGAAGGGGAAGGATGATGTCCTTCCAGCCGCCGTTGCTCCTGCTTTCCTCGCCAAGACTG CAGGGAAGGAGATGGACTCGTGCTTGCCGCCCCCGGAGAAGGAGAAGCCACTCGCCCGCCCAGCGCCCAACACCGCTGCTGAGAACCTCGTCAATCCAG GGAAGAAGATGCGCCGCCCTGTGCCGATGACGGATGAGGAGAGGAACAAGATCAAGGAGTTGAAGGAGCAGCACCGGTCAGGGCTCGATGAGTTAGAAGATCTTTTCCAGATACTCAAGGAGCTGCGTGACTACcgcgacgaactccttttcaggCGGAGGTGTCTGGCTGCACGTCTAGTCAGCCGAATCGTCTTCCAGCGCGGTGACGCTGCCTATATCAAGCGCCATCTTGACATGGGCTTGAAGATGGGGGATAAGTTGCCGGAGGAGCTCAAGCAGGCTAGGCCACCAATCTCGATGGCCCTTTTCTTGTGGCATGAAATGGGCAGGGCCTTGCACATAGGCATGGATAACTTCCTTGATGAGTACAGCAACACCGAGGAGTGCCAGAGAAGTATGCTAGCGTTGGTGCCCGGGGCTGTTTGTGATGAGAATGGAGCCCCGCGGGATTCTGTTGCCTCCCAAGAGTAG